Proteins encoded together in one Polaribacter reichenbachii window:
- a CDS encoding regulatory protein RecX, whose protein sequence is MIKKVFTVDEIKRKLEQYCVYQDRCHKEVEQKMREFSLIPEAREMILLSLMQENFLNEERFAKSFARGKFRIKNWGKQRIIRELKFRDISAYNIKTALKEIDEQEYLNTIYRITENRNEVNKEPNPYKRKKKLIDFLMRKGFESELIYKVVNEVIA, encoded by the coding sequence ATGATAAAAAAGGTTTTTACTGTTGATGAAATAAAAAGAAAATTAGAGCAGTATTGCGTTTATCAAGATCGTTGTCATAAAGAAGTTGAGCAAAAAATGAGGGAATTCAGTTTAATTCCAGAAGCTCGAGAAATGATTTTATTATCTTTAATGCAAGAGAATTTTTTAAACGAAGAGCGTTTTGCAAAAAGCTTTGCAAGAGGTAAATTCAGAATAAAAAACTGGGGAAAACAACGAATTATAAGAGAATTAAAATTTAGAGATATCTCTGCTTACAACATAAAAACTGCCCTAAAAGAAATTGACGAACAAGAATACTTAAATACTATTTACAGAATTACTGAAAATAGAAACGAGGTTAATAAAGAACCTAATCCATATAAAAGAAAGAAAAAACTCATTGATTTTTTAATGCGAAAAGGTTTTGAATCAGAACTGATTTATAAAGTAGTAAATGAAGTAATTGCTTAA
- a CDS encoding NAD-dependent epimerase/dehydratase family protein — MENIILVLGASGQIGTELTQKLRLVYGNNQVIASDIRVANEEIMTSGPFEIIDATNKEAILKVIQKYKVTQVYLLAAMLSATAEQHPQKAWNLNMNSLLAVLDLAKEKHIQQIYWPSSIAVFGPTTPKENTPQKTVMEPSTVYGISKVSGEFWCNYYHKKYGVDIRSLRYPGIISWKTKPGGGTTDYAVDIFFKAIKDKKYECFLSENTSLPMMYMDDAVNATIQLMMAKPEVIKIRNGYNLAAMSFSPKEIASEIKKYIPDFKISYNPDYRQKIADSWPASIDDSEARKDWNWQHNFDLETMTKVIIKEIQKL; from the coding sequence ATGGAAAACATAATTTTAGTTTTAGGAGCAAGTGGACAAATAGGCACAGAACTTACCCAAAAGTTACGTCTTGTTTATGGTAACAATCAAGTAATTGCTTCTGATATTAGAGTTGCTAATGAAGAAATAATGACATCTGGTCCCTTCGAAATTATTGATGCCACCAACAAAGAAGCCATTCTTAAAGTGATACAAAAATATAAGGTTACGCAAGTTTATTTATTGGCAGCAATGTTGTCTGCAACTGCAGAACAGCATCCTCAAAAAGCCTGGAATTTAAATATGAACTCTTTACTAGCAGTTTTAGATTTGGCAAAAGAAAAACATATTCAACAAATTTATTGGCCAAGTTCTATTGCTGTTTTTGGACCAACTACACCAAAAGAAAATACACCTCAAAAAACAGTTATGGAACCGTCTACAGTTTACGGTATTAGCAAAGTTTCTGGCGAGTTTTGGTGTAATTATTATCATAAAAAATACGGAGTAGATATTAGAAGTTTACGCTATCCTGGTATTATTTCTTGGAAAACTAAACCTGGTGGAGGTACAACTGATTATGCTGTAGATATTTTTTTTAAGGCCATAAAAGATAAAAAATACGAGTGCTTTTTATCTGAAAATACAAGTTTACCTATGATGTATATGGATGATGCTGTAAATGCAACCATTCAATTAATGATGGCAAAACCAGAAGTTATTAAAATTAGAAATGGTTATAATTTAGCAGCTATGAGTTTTTCGCCTAAAGAAATTGCATCAGAAATTAAAAAATACATTCCAGATTTTAAAATTAGCTACAACCCAGATTACAGACAGAAAATTGCAGATAGTTGGCCTGCTTCTATAGATGATTCTGAGGCTAGAAAAGACTGGAATTGGCAACATAATTTCGATTTAGAAACAATGACAAAAGTCATTATTAAAGAGATACAGAAACTGTAA
- a CDS encoding thioredoxin family protein — MKEIIKQSLENTYTYQEYRDLVSTLLSDGKATGPNQSEDLTNYSLLNDRRMKRLDKTIKINEETSNEINELREPQTWLLIAEGWCGDAAQNIPVIHKMAELNKNIDLKIVLRDDNLELMDLFLTNGGRSIPKLIALDNENNVIDTWGPRPTLATKMVADYKVKNGAIDAQFKQDLQVWYNKDKGKSTQEDFVKMIQKSTLKEV, encoded by the coding sequence ATGAAAGAAATTATAAAACAAAGTTTAGAAAATACTTACACTTATCAAGAATATAGAGATTTAGTGAGTACTTTACTTTCTGATGGTAAAGCTACAGGACCAAATCAATCTGAAGATTTAACAAATTATAGTTTGTTAAATGATAGAAGAATGAAACGTTTAGACAAAACCATTAAAATTAACGAAGAAACCTCTAACGAAATTAATGAATTAAGAGAACCACAAACTTGGTTGCTAATTGCAGAAGGTTGGTGTGGTGATGCTGCACAGAATATACCAGTTATTCACAAAATGGCTGAGTTAAATAAAAACATCGACTTAAAAATAGTTTTACGTGATGATAATTTAGAACTAATGGATTTGTTTTTAACAAATGGTGGTAGATCTATTCCTAAATTAATTGCTTTAGATAATGAAAATAATGTAATTGATACTTGGGGGCCAAGACCAACTTTAGCTACAAAAATGGTAGCAGATTATAAAGTTAAAAACGGAGCAATAGACGCACAATTTAAACAAGATTTACAAGTTTGGTATAACAAGGACAAAGGAAAAAGTACGCAAGAAGATTTTGTAAAAATGATTCAAAAATCTACTTTAAAAGAAGTTTAA
- a CDS encoding efflux RND transporter periplasmic adaptor subunit — translation MRKIYSLLVITLVLISCGEKKTNSVADLVDSGTLQELTAKKKEISASLEEINNDLEAINAAISKKDTVKKLPLITTITAKSEVFNHYLEIQGNVKTKQNILIYPEMPGILKTILVKEGQRVAKGQLLATIDDGGMSNQVAQLEATTALAKTTFERQKRLWDQEIGSEIQFLQAKTNYEAQENTLKQLKSQLSKASVRAPFSGVIDDVIKEPGTVLVGGQGSEIFRIVNLKNMYVEAEVPERYIASITKNKEVKVSFPVLGESIESTVKQVGSFINPNNRSFRIEVPVDNKSGNVKPNLTAKLQINDYSQDKAILIPQSIISENANGEQFVYAIKSKNASNEAVAERVIIKTGKTQGDFIEVLENLSVGTEIIDEGARSVNNGQTVKVINK, via the coding sequence ATGAGAAAAATATATTCATTACTAGTAATAACACTTGTTTTAATTTCTTGTGGAGAAAAGAAAACAAACTCTGTAGCAGATTTAGTTGATTCTGGAACTTTACAAGAATTAACTGCTAAAAAGAAAGAAATATCAGCAAGTTTAGAAGAGATAAACAATGATTTAGAAGCCATTAATGCTGCCATTTCTAAAAAGGATACTGTTAAAAAATTACCTTTAATTACAACAATTACAGCTAAATCTGAGGTTTTTAACCACTATTTAGAAATTCAAGGAAATGTAAAAACAAAGCAAAATATTTTAATATACCCAGAAATGCCTGGTATTTTAAAAACCATTTTAGTAAAAGAAGGGCAAAGAGTTGCTAAAGGACAATTATTAGCAACTATAGATGATGGTGGAATGAGTAATCAAGTTGCGCAATTAGAAGCAACAACAGCATTAGCAAAAACTACTTTTGAGCGTCAAAAACGTTTATGGGATCAAGAAATTGGTTCAGAAATTCAGTTTTTACAGGCTAAAACAAATTACGAAGCGCAAGAAAACACTTTAAAACAACTTAAAAGTCAATTATCTAAAGCCTCTGTTAGAGCTCCTTTTTCTGGTGTAATTGATGATGTTATTAAAGAACCAGGAACTGTTTTAGTTGGTGGTCAAGGTTCTGAAATTTTTAGAATTGTGAATTTAAAAAATATGTATGTAGAGGCAGAAGTGCCAGAAAGATACATTGCAAGCATCACTAAAAACAAAGAAGTGAAAGTTTCTTTTCCTGTATTAGGCGAGTCTATAGAAAGTACTGTAAAACAAGTGGGTAGTTTTATCAACCCAAATAACAGATCTTTTAGAATAGAAGTTCCTGTAGATAACAAAAGCGGAAATGTAAAACCAAACTTAACTGCTAAACTTCAAATTAACGATTATTCACAAGACAAAGCTATTTTAATTCCGCAAAGTATTATATCAGAAAATGCAAATGGAGAACAATTTGTATATGCTATTAAAAGTAAAAACGCAAGTAATGAAGCAGTTGCAGAAAGAGTTATTATAAAAACTGGTAAAACACAAGGCGATTTTATAGAGGTTTTAGAAAACTTATCTGTTGGTACAGAAATTATTGATGAAGGTGCACGTAGTGTAAACAATGGGCAAACCGTAAAAGTTATCAATAAATAA
- a CDS encoding nuclear transport factor 2 family protein codes for MRNFIALTLFTFLMVSCKSTQKIISESDKILIKTEINQVLNDWHLAATEANYDNYFGKMDSISVFIGTDASENWTKKQFADFSKPYFDKGKAWDFKTLERNVYVNKQGNFVWFDELLNTWMGTCRGSGVLEKKGNTWVIKHYVLSVAIPNDDVQAVIAAKKKNDAVFLKKFN; via the coding sequence ATGAGAAATTTTATAGCATTAACCCTTTTTACTTTTCTGATGGTTTCTTGTAAATCGACACAAAAAATAATTTCCGAGTCTGATAAAATATTAATAAAAACAGAGATTAATCAAGTTTTAAATGATTGGCATCTGGCAGCAACAGAAGCTAATTATGATAATTATTTTGGAAAAATGGACAGTATTTCTGTTTTTATAGGTACAGATGCTTCAGAAAACTGGACAAAAAAGCAATTTGCAGATTTTAGTAAACCTTATTTTGATAAAGGCAAAGCTTGGGATTTTAAAACTCTAGAAAGAAACGTTTATGTAAATAAACAAGGAAATTTTGTTTGGTTTGATGAATTGTTAAATACTTGGATGGGAACTTGTAGAGGTTCTGGTGTTTTAGAGAAAAAAGGAAATACCTGGGTAATTAAACATTATGTGCTTTCTGTAGCCATACCAAATGATGATGTACAAGCAGTAATTGCTGCAAAGAAAAAGAATGATGCCGTCTTTTTAAAGAAGTTTAATTAA
- a CDS encoding ABC transporter ATPase — translation MFVDYKSISDDAKVWVYPSSRKFYKTEIEAVENKVKLFVESWKKDDENFTASYQFLHNRFIVLIADDEKSPLTNADIDASVAFILELQETYKIELLDKMNVCFKQGEFVQYKELKDFKKLLKNKALTGKTIIFDNLIANNHDFKNFWEIPIEDSWYNRFL, via the coding sequence ATGTTTGTAGATTATAAATCAATTTCTGATGATGCTAAAGTTTGGGTATACCCATCTAGCAGAAAATTTTACAAGACAGAGATTGAAGCTGTAGAAAATAAAGTAAAATTGTTTGTAGAAAGTTGGAAAAAAGATGATGAAAACTTTACAGCTTCATATCAATTTTTACACAATAGATTTATTGTTTTAATTGCAGATGATGAAAAATCTCCCTTAACAAATGCAGATATAGATGCTTCTGTTGCCTTTATTTTAGAGTTGCAAGAAACTTATAAAATTGAGCTTCTAGATAAAATGAATGTTTGTTTTAAACAAGGCGAATTTGTACAATATAAAGAACTAAAAGACTTTAAAAAACTACTTAAAAACAAAGCTCTTACTGGTAAAACTATCATTTTTGATAATTTAATTGCCAATAATCACGATTTTAAAAACTTCTGGGAAATACCAATTGAAGATAGTTGGTACAATCGTTTTTTATAA
- a CDS encoding ABC transporter ATP-binding protein, with the protein MLKVNHISFGYSKNKTILENFNFTLKKGEHLCVMGESGCGKSTLLKTIYGLLDLQKGNIFWNDEQVLGPKNHLVPGFDKFKYVAQDFDLMPYISVSENIKKFLSRFYPEESEKRTQELLNVIEMNAFANTKVKNLSGGQKQRVAIARALAKEPELLLLDEPFGQIDNFKKNTLRRNLFGYLKQNNIACIVATHDKNDALSFADKLLVIRNHKILVNDNPKEIYHNPKEKYVAALFDDVNEIIINNEVRLLYPHQIKITDNSNLSAKIVNSYFKGNYWLIEVSFNNQTVFLKHSSSLKKGELIHISIKNHLNSK; encoded by the coding sequence ATGCTTAAAGTTAATCACATTTCTTTTGGATATTCTAAAAACAAAACCATTTTAGAAAACTTCAACTTCACTTTAAAAAAAGGCGAACATTTATGTGTTATGGGCGAAAGTGGTTGTGGAAAATCGACCTTATTAAAAACAATTTATGGTTTATTAGATCTACAAAAAGGTAATATTTTTTGGAATGACGAACAAGTTTTAGGTCCAAAAAATCATTTGGTTCCTGGTTTCGATAAATTTAAATATGTAGCTCAAGATTTCGATTTAATGCCTTACATTTCTGTATCTGAAAACATTAAAAAGTTCTTATCTCGTTTTTATCCAGAAGAAAGTGAAAAACGAACACAAGAGTTATTAAATGTTATTGAAATGAATGCTTTTGCAAACACTAAAGTTAAAAATTTAAGTGGAGGACAAAAACAAAGGGTAGCTATTGCTAGAGCTTTAGCCAAAGAGCCAGAATTATTGTTATTAGATGAACCTTTTGGACAAATAGATAACTTTAAAAAAAATACACTTAGAAGAAATTTATTTGGCTATTTAAAGCAAAACAATATTGCTTGTATTGTTGCTACGCATGATAAAAATGATGCACTTTCTTTTGCTGATAAATTACTGGTTATCAGAAATCATAAGATTTTAGTTAATGATAATCCTAAAGAAATTTACCACAACCCAAAAGAAAAATATGTGGCTGCTTTGTTTGATGATGTAAATGAAATAATCATTAATAACGAAGTTAGATTATTATATCCTCATCAAATAAAAATTACAGATAATTCTAATTTATCAGCAAAAATTGTTAATTCTTATTTTAAAGGTAACTATTGGTTAATTGAAGTAAGTTTTAATAATCAGACTGTATTTTTGAAACATTCATCTTCTTTAAAAAAAGGAGAACTTATTCATATTTCAATAAAAAATCACCTAAATTCTAAATAA
- a CDS encoding AraC family transcriptional regulator has product MPTTSLLVNYGLNFSISNFKIVRLEDLLDSEMVNSITQNHKVNSYILIFITDNNGKHSVDYTDYEYTKGTILAIRKNNIHHFYNNNKVKGYFLIFKDEFLNSYLNQIEVSKTIQMFNELLVSPKTQSIEDEFEEVIFLLKQIEKEFTERSDEYSLKIIRSLLHILITLIHRIKSRGYNKVQLSNYLKEFIKFQGLLETHYSKSKKVNYYANLLGFSTKKLNTIVQYIADKPVKPFIDDLVIVKAKSFLLHTNLSVKEVAFKLGFKDPTNLYKYFRKHTKYTPEAFRKKYKV; this is encoded by the coding sequence ATGCCAACAACTTCTTTATTAGTTAATTATGGTTTAAATTTTTCGATTTCTAACTTTAAAATAGTTAGACTTGAAGATTTGTTAGACTCAGAAATGGTAAATTCCATTACTCAAAACCATAAAGTAAATTCTTATATTTTAATTTTCATTACCGATAATAATGGTAAACACTCAGTAGACTATACCGATTATGAATATACAAAAGGTACAATTTTAGCAATTAGAAAAAATAATATTCACCATTTTTATAACAATAATAAGGTTAAAGGTTATTTTCTTATTTTTAAAGATGAGTTTTTAAATAGCTATTTAAATCAAATAGAGGTTTCTAAAACAATTCAAATGTTTAATGAACTTTTGGTATCGCCAAAAACACAATCCATAGAAGATGAGTTTGAGGAGGTTATTTTTCTATTAAAACAAATAGAAAAAGAGTTTACAGAAAGGTCAGACGAATATTCGTTAAAAATAATTAGAAGTTTGCTACATATCTTAATTACATTAATTCATAGAATAAAATCTAGAGGATATAATAAGGTACAGTTAAGTAATTATTTAAAAGAGTTTATTAAATTTCAAGGCCTATTAGAAACCCATTATAGCAAAAGTAAAAAAGTGAATTATTATGCTAATTTACTCGGTTTTTCAACTAAAAAGCTAAATACAATAGTACAATATATTGCAGACAAACCGGTAAAACCTTTTATAGATGATTTGGTTATTGTAAAAGCGAAAAGCTTTCTTTTACATACAAATTTATCAGTAAAAGAAGTAGCATTTAAACTTGGCTTTAAAGACCCAACGAACTTATACAAGTATTTTAGAAAACATACTAAATATACTCCAGAAGCATTTAGAAAGAAATATAAAGTGTAA
- a CDS encoding efflux RND transporter permease subunit — protein sequence MTEQKKQVDKEFKLSSWAIHNKTTIYVIMAVLFFYGISAYLTMARENFPEVKETKIYISTAYPGNTAEDIEKLITDPIEDQVKTVSNVVEVTSTSQEDYSIVIVEFDENISVELAKQKVKDEISTETSSEDWPTFNGAKIEPNVFDLSMSEEMPISNINISGDYPIYKLKEFAEYLQDEIEDLSEIKQADIRGAQEKEVEVAVDIYKMMAAKVSFNDITSAISNGNVTMSAGNFITSEQRRTVRIIGEIDEPEALENFVVKSEFNNPIYLKDVATISFKDKDKTTFARERGEPVVMLDVKKRAGENMVAASEQIQVIVNDALENYFPKDLKVTITNDQSSKTIGQVDDLVNNIIFGVVLVVTVLMFFLGFKNAVFVGFAIPMSMFMSLMILNLLGYTMNTMILFGLIMGLGMLVDNGIVVVENVYRLMDEEGMSRVEAAKKGISEIAFPIIISTATTVAAFIPLGLWPGIMGDFMVLLPITLSTVLGSSLLVAIFFNSVLVSQFMSVEDVDMPIQKIAILTGVMTAFGFITLLTGGAYSALGALMIFTAIMLWVYRLVLRGWSNSFQNKILPILEGWYETRLRNSLSGKKPYILVALTFGLLIASFIAFGWSLSTQRTKVEFFPDNKPNQIIVYIEYPEGTDIQKTNEITKLIEKKVEDVLYSDEYMDGDHNFMVESLVSQVGEGAGNPQTDGGSAAEMPHKGKITASMREYKYRRGLDSELMRQKVQKGLVGIYPGVLISVEKDVNGPPVGSPINIEIEGDDYAELILTAQRMRDFINTKSIAGIDELKIDVNKDKPGMEVLVDRKKAGELGVSTGQVGQQLRSSIFGSKAGVYKENGEDYDIYVRFNKENRYNTSALFNQNIIFRDMASGQIKEIPVSTVATQSNNSSFSAIKHKDIKRVVTVYSALAPGETDAAAVVGKIQAEMKNFKGLPKGVKIDYTGQIEEQNKQMAFLVGAFFTGLALIFFILIFQFNSVSKPGIIMIAIFLSFIGVFGGIVLSGSSFVIMMTMMGIISLAGIVVNNGVVLLDYAQLLIDRKKAELGLGDGEYLEKTDLFESIVRAGRARLRPVLLTAITTILGLIPLAIGLNINFYTLFTEYNPHIYFGGDNVVFWGPLAWTVIYGLFIATFLTLIVVPILFFLVTQFKMWLKRKMAPKAIAS from the coding sequence ATGACAGAACAAAAAAAACAAGTAGATAAAGAGTTTAAATTATCGTCTTGGGCAATTCATAATAAAACAACCATTTATGTAATAATGGCTGTATTATTTTTCTATGGTATTTCTGCGTATTTAACCATGGCAAGAGAAAATTTTCCAGAGGTAAAAGAAACTAAAATATACATAAGTACTGCTTACCCAGGTAACACAGCAGAAGATATAGAAAAACTGATTACAGATCCTATAGAAGATCAAGTAAAAACGGTGAGCAATGTTGTAGAAGTTACCTCAACATCGCAAGAAGATTACTCTATTGTTATTGTTGAGTTTGATGAAAACATCTCTGTAGAACTTGCCAAACAAAAGGTTAAAGACGAAATATCTACAGAAACTTCAAGCGAAGACTGGCCTACGTTTAATGGTGCAAAAATAGAACCTAATGTGTTCGATTTAAGCATGTCTGAAGAAATGCCAATTTCTAACATTAATATCTCTGGTGATTATCCTATTTATAAATTAAAGGAGTTTGCAGAATATTTACAAGATGAAATAGAAGATTTATCAGAAATTAAACAAGCAGACATTCGTGGAGCGCAAGAAAAAGAGGTAGAAGTTGCTGTAGATATCTACAAAATGATGGCTGCAAAAGTTAGTTTTAACGATATAACTTCTGCAATTAGTAATGGAAATGTTACTATGTCTGCAGGTAATTTTATTACTAGCGAACAAAGAAGAACTGTTAGAATTATTGGTGAAATAGATGAACCAGAAGCTTTAGAAAATTTTGTAGTAAAATCTGAATTTAACAATCCTATTTACCTAAAAGATGTAGCTACTATTTCTTTTAAAGACAAAGATAAAACAACATTTGCCAGAGAAAGAGGTGAGCCTGTTGTCATGCTAGATGTTAAAAAACGAGCTGGAGAAAATATGGTAGCAGCATCAGAGCAAATACAAGTAATTGTTAATGATGCCTTAGAAAACTATTTTCCAAAAGATTTAAAAGTTACCATTACTAACGATCAATCTTCTAAAACCATTGGTCAAGTAGACGATTTAGTAAACAATATTATTTTTGGGGTTGTTTTAGTAGTAACTGTTTTAATGTTTTTCTTAGGCTTTAAAAACGCAGTATTTGTTGGTTTTGCAATACCAATGTCTATGTTTATGTCTTTAATGATTCTAAATTTACTTGGTTATACGATGAATACCATGATTCTCTTCGGATTGATTATGGGACTGGGAATGCTGGTAGATAATGGAATTGTAGTTGTAGAAAACGTATATCGTTTAATGGATGAAGAGGGAATGAGCAGGGTTGAAGCTGCCAAAAAAGGGATTAGCGAAATTGCTTTTCCTATTATCATTTCTACAGCAACCACAGTTGCAGCTTTTATTCCTTTAGGTCTTTGGCCAGGAATTATGGGAGATTTTATGGTATTATTACCAATTACTTTATCAACTGTTTTAGGCTCGTCTTTATTAGTAGCTATTTTCTTTAACTCGGTTTTGGTTTCTCAATTCATGAGTGTAGAAGATGTAGATATGCCAATTCAAAAAATAGCCATTTTAACAGGTGTAATGACTGCTTTCGGATTTATAACACTTTTAACAGGTGGTGCATATAGCGCTCTTGGTGCTTTAATGATTTTTACAGCAATTATGCTTTGGGTCTACAGATTGGTTTTAAGAGGATGGTCTAACAGCTTTCAAAACAAAATTTTACCAATTTTAGAAGGTTGGTACGAAACAAGATTAAGAAACTCTTTATCTGGTAAAAAACCTTACATTTTAGTGGCATTAACTTTTGGATTACTAATTGCTTCCTTTATAGCTTTTGGTTGGTCTTTAAGCACACAAAGAACTAAAGTTGAATTTTTTCCAGACAACAAACCCAACCAAATTATTGTTTATATAGAATACCCAGAAGGTACAGATATTCAAAAAACAAATGAAATCACTAAGCTTATCGAAAAGAAAGTAGAAGACGTTTTATATAGTGATGAATATATGGATGGAGACCATAACTTTATGGTAGAAAGTTTAGTTTCTCAAGTTGGTGAAGGTGCAGGAAACCCACAAACTGATGGTGGTTCTGCTGCAGAAATGCCTCATAAAGGTAAAATTACTGCTTCTATGAGAGAGTATAAATACAGAAGAGGCTTAGACAGTGAATTAATGCGCCAAAAGGTACAAAAAGGCTTGGTTGGTATTTATCCTGGGGTTTTAATTTCTGTTGAAAAAGATGTAAACGGACCTCCTGTTGGATCGCCAATTAATATAGAAATTGAAGGTGATGATTATGCTGAATTAATTCTTACTGCGCAAAGAATGCGTGATTTTATCAACACAAAAAGCATTGCTGGTATAGATGAATTAAAGATTGATGTTAACAAAGACAAACCAGGTATGGAGGTTTTAGTTGATAGAAAAAAAGCAGGTGAATTAGGCGTTTCTACTGGGCAAGTTGGGCAACAATTAAGATCATCAATCTTTGGTAGTAAAGCTGGTGTTTATAAAGAAAATGGCGAGGATTACGATATTTATGTTCGTTTTAATAAAGAAAACAGATATAATACAAGTGCACTTTTTAATCAGAATATTATTTTTAGAGATATGGCTTCTGGGCAAATAAAAGAAATTCCGGTTTCTACTGTTGCCACACAAAGTAATAACTCAAGTTTTAGTGCCATTAAACACAAAGACATTAAAAGAGTAGTTACTGTATATTCTGCTTTAGCTCCTGGAGAAACAGATGCTGCTGCTGTAGTTGGTAAGATACAAGCAGAAATGAAAAACTTTAAAGGTTTACCAAAAGGTGTAAAAATAGATTATACTGGTCAAATTGAAGAACAAAACAAACAAATGGCATTTTTGGTTGGTGCATTCTTTACAGGTTTGGCATTAATTTTCTTCATCTTAATTTTCCAATTTAACTCGGTTTCTAAACCAGGAATTATAATGATTGCTATTTTCTTAAGTTTTATTGGTGTATTTGGTGGTATCGTACTTTCTGGTAGTTCTTTTGTTATTATGATGACAATGATGGGTATTATATCTCTTGCTGGTATTGTGGTAAATAACGGTGTTGTATTATTAGATTATGCTCAATTATTAATTGATAGAAAGAAAGCTGAGTTAGGCTTAGGCGATGGTGAATATTTAGAAAAAACAGATTTATTCGAAAGCATTGTAAGAGCTGGTAGAGCACGTTTAAGACCTGTTTTATTAACTGCAATTACAACAATTTTAGGTTTAATTCCTTTAGCAATTGGGTTAAATATTAACTTCTATACTTTATTTACAGAATACAATCCTCATATTTATTTTGGAGGTGATAACGTTGTGTTCTGGGGTCCTTTAGCTTGGACAGTAATATATGGTTTGTTCATTGCTACGTTTTTAACTTTAATAGTAGTACCTATTTTATTCTTCTTAGTTACACAATTTAAAATGTGGTTAAAAAGAAAAATGGCACCTAAAGCAATCGCTTCTTAA